A single genomic interval of Osmerus eperlanus chromosome 14, fOsmEpe2.1, whole genome shotgun sequence harbors:
- the kcnv2a gene encoding potassium voltage-gated channel subfamily V member 2: MLKRNNRSQSLFPNYKLGGPTITTKEPDEDLAFGQNHWLKPWNSMQELSKDIYDIYAEYEDEEEDGVLASPRMPCSPSKNYMLNINVGGKVYQISYRSAAKYPKTRIGRLATYTDHNRKLDLCDDYVVQKNEFFFDRDPDIFHNIFNFYRTGVLWIKDELCPRHFLEEINYWGVRIKNTHRCCRISFEERQDELNEQLKIQRQLEAEVELEENEELFLGRALGRARRLLWNLMEKPFSSVPAKLMAVASSFFVLASLVAMTLNTVEEMQYRTAAGELSGRTHGEGVETLCIAFFTVEYLLRLASAPDLWRFGRSMLNAVDLIAILPLYMQMLLELFEHQEQSKHSDVETVGRVGKLGQVLRIMRLMRIFRILKLARHSTGLRAFGFTLRQCYHQVGCLFLFIAMGIFTFSAMVYTVEHDVPHTNFTSIPHAWWWAAVSISTVGYGDMYPETHLGRLFAFACISFGIILNGMPISILYNKFSDYYTKLKANEYTSVMKARGKIRFATRAARRLAECREEHHH, encoded by the exons ATGCTGAAACGGAACAACAGAAGTCAGAGCCTCTTTCCCAACTACAAGCTGGGGGGTCCTACTATCACCACCAAGGAGCCTGACGAGGACCTGGCCTTTGGACAGAACCACTGGCTGAAGCCATGGAACAGCATGCAGGAGCTGAGCAAGGATATCTACGACATCTACGCAGAgtacgaggatgaggaagaggatggtgTCCTGGCCTCTCCTAGGATGCCCTGCTCGCCCTCCAAGAACTACATGCTGAATATCAACGTTGGAGGGAAGGTCTACCAGATTTCCTATAGGTCGGCCGCCAAGTACCCCAAGACCCGGATTGGCCGGCTGGCCACTTACACGGACCACAACAGGAAGCTGGACCTGTGTGATGACTATGTGGTCCAAAAGAACGAGTTCTTCTTCGACAGAGACCCGGACATCTTCCACAACATCTTCAACTTCTACAGGACAGGGGTGCTCTGGATCAAAG ACGAGTTGTGTCCCCGTCACTTCCTGGAGGAGATCAACTACTGGGGCGTGAGGATCAAGAACACCCACCGCTGCTGCCGGATCTCCTTCGAGGAGCGTCAGGACGAGCTGAACGAGCAGCTGAAGAtccagaggcagctggaggccgaagtggagctggaggagaacgaGGAGCTGTTCCTGGGCCGGGCGCTGGGCCGTGCCCGCCGCCTCCTCTGGAATCTGATGGAGAAGCCCTTCTCCTCCGTCCCCGCCAAGCTCATGGCGGTGGCCTCCAGCTTCTTCGTGCTGGCCTCGCTGGTCGCCATGACGCTCAACACGGTGGAGGAGATGCAGTACAGGACGGCGGCGGGCGAGCTGAGCGGGAGGACCCACGGGGAGGGCGTGGAGACCTTGTGCATCGCCTTCTTCACCGTGGAGTACCTACTCCGTCTGGCCTCCGCCCCCGACCTGTGGCGCTTCGGACGCAGCATGCTCAACGCCGTGGACCTGATCGCCATCCTGCCGCTCTACATGCAGATGCTCCTGGAGCTTTTCGAGCACCAGGAGCAGAGCAAGCACAGCGACGTGGAGACAGTGGGGCGCGTGGGCAAGCTGGGCCAGGTGCTCAGGATCATGAGGCTCATGAGGATCTTCAGGATCCTGAAGCTGGCCAGACACTCCACGGGACTGAGGGCCTTCGGGTTCACACTGAGACAGTGCTACCACCAG GTGGGATGTCTGTTCCTGTTCATCGCCATGGGGATCTTCACGTTCTCTGCCATGGTGTACACGGTGGAGCACGACGTTCCCCACACCAACTTCACCTCCATCCCCCATGCATGGTGGTGGGCTGCG GTCAGCATCTCCACAGTGGGCTACGGGGACATGTACCCAGAAACACACCTGGGCCGGCTATTCGCCTTCGCCTGCATCTCCTTCGGCATCATCCTGAACGGGATGCCCATCTCCATCCTCTACAACAAGTTCTCAGACTACTACACCAAGCTGAAGGCCAACGAGTACACATCTGTGATGAAGGCCCGGGGAAAGATCCGCTTCGCTACGAGGGCTGCCCGCAGGCTGGCGGAATGCCGCGAGGAACACCACCACTAA
- the vldlr gene encoding very low-density lipoprotein receptor isoform X1, protein MLSSMLRICILLICLQQCGYVHGSRAECDPSQFQCGNGRCIPSVWQCDGDEDCSDGSDENTCVRKTCAEMDFVCQNGQCVPKRWHCDGEPDCEDGSDESVEVCHARTCRVNEFSCGAGSTQCIPVFWKCDGEKDCDNGEDEFNCGNITCAPLEFTCASGRCISRNFVCNAEDDCGDGSDEQDCSPSSCAPSEFQCGNATCIPASWVCDDDVDCQDQSDESPQRCGRHPTPPAKCSSSETQCGSGECIHRKWRCDGDPDCKDSSDEANCPVRTCRSDQFKCEDSNCIHGSRQCNGLRDCADGSDEVNCKNLTQCNGPDKFKCRSGECIEMSKVCNKARDCPDWSDEPIKECNLNECLLNNGGCSHICRDMVIGYECDCTPGLQLIDRKTCGDINECLNPGICSQICINLKGGYKCECHNGYQMDPTTGVCKAVGKEPCLIFTNRRDIRKLGLERREYTQIVEQLRNTVALDADFNQQRIFWADLGQRAIYSSALDRRGDVRAVGNHTKVIDNIQTPVGIAVDWIYKNIYWSDLGTKSIAVANFNGTKRKVLFNKGLKEPASIAVDPLSGFLYWSDWGEPAKIEKSGMNGVDRQVLVDTDIQWPNGITLDLIKSRLYWVDSKLHMLCSVDLNGDNRRRVLQSSDYLAHPFALTVFEDRVFWTDGENEAIYGANKFTGSDVVTLASNLNEPQDIIVYHELIQLSGTNWCSEKGENGGCSFMCLPAPQINKHSPKFTCVCPGDQDLSADSLRCRPVASPPPAEDAGKALMRPAAEANVSTSIHEVDSTARGSAAAWAILPVLLLAMAAAGGYLMWRNWQLKNQKSMNFDNPVYLKTTEEDLNIDITRHSSTVGHTYPAISVVNTDDDLT, encoded by the exons ATGCTCTCTTCTATGCTGAGGATCTGTATCCTACTAATATGTCTGCAACAGTGCGGTTATGTTCACG GCTCCAGGGCAGAATGTGACCCCAGCCAGTTCCAGTGTGGGAACGGCCGCTGCATCCCCTCCGTGTGGCAGTGCGACGGGGACGAGGACTGCTCCGACGGCAGCGACGAGAACACGTGTG TGAGAAAGACGTGTGCAGAGATGGACTTTGTGTGCCAGAATGGCCAGTGTGTCCCCAAGAGGTGGCACTGCGACGGCGAACCGGACTGTGAAGATGGATCGGACGAGAGCGTGGAAGTCTGCC ATGCCAGGACGTGTCGTGTGAATGAGTTCAGCTGCGGCGCAGGCTCCACCCAGTGCATCCCCGTGTTCTGGAAGTGTGACGGAGAGAAGGACTGTGACAACGGAGAGGACGAGTTTAACTGTG gtaaCATCACCTGTGCTCCCCTGGAGTTCACCTGCGCCAGCGGCCGCTGCATCTCCCGCAACTTCGTGTGCAACGCCGAGGACGACTGCGGGGACGGCAGTGACGAGCAGGACTGCTCGCCGTCCTCCTGCGCGCCCTCCGAgttccagtgcggcaacgccaCCTGCATCCCCGCCAGCTGGGTGTGCGACGACGACGTGGACTGTCAGGACCAATCGGACGAGTCCCCTCAGCGCTGCGGCCGCCACCCCACGCCGCCGGCCAAGTGCTCGTCCAGCGAGACGCAGTGCGGCTCCGGGGAGTGTATACACAGGAAGTGGCGTTGCGACGGCGATCCGGACTGCAAGGATAGCAGCGACGAGGCCAACTGTC CTGTGCGTACCTGCAGGTCAGACCAGTTCAAGTGCGAGGACAGCAACTGTATTCATGGCAGCAGACAGTGTAATGGTCTGCGAGACTGTGCAGACGGATCAGATGaagtgaattgtaaaaact TGACCCAGTGTAACGGACCAGATAAATTCAAGTGCCGTAGTGGAGAGTGTATTGAGATGAGCAAGGTGTGCAACAAGGCCCGGGACTGTCCTGACTGGAGCGATGAGCCTATTAAAGAGTGCA ACCTAAACGAGTGTCTCCTGAACAACGGAGGCTGCTCACACATCTGCAGGGACATGGTGATTGGCTACGAGTGTGACTGCACCCCCGGATTGCAGCTCATCGACCGCAAGAcctgtgggg aCATTAACGAATGTCTGAACCCCGGCATCTGCAGTCAGATCTGCATAAACCTGAAGGGGGGCTACAAGTGCGAGTGTCACAACGGCTACCAGATGGACCCCACCACCGGAGTCTGCAAGGCCGTGG GTAAGGAACCCTGTCTGATTTTCACCAACCGCCGGGACATCAGGAAGCTGGGTCTGGAGCGGAGGGAGTACACCCAGATTGTGGAACAGCTCAGGAACACGGTGGCCTTGGACGCCGACTTCAACCAACAGAGGATCTTCTGGGCCGACCTGGGACAGCGCGCCATCTACAG CTCGGCCCTGGACAGGCGGGGAGACGTGCGAGCGGTTGGAAACCACACCAAGGTCATCGACAACATCCAGACGCCGGTCGGCATCGCCGTGGACTGGATCTACAAGAACATCTACTGGTCCGACCTTGGGACGAAGAGCATCGCCGTGGCCAACTTCAACGGAACCAAGCGAAAGGTCCTCTTCAACAAAGGCTTGAAGGAACCAGCCTCCATCGCCGTGGACCCGCTCTCTGG CTTCCTGTACTGGTCGGACTGGGGTGAGCCTGCCAAGATAGAAAAGTCTGGCATGAATGGAGTGGACCGCCAGGTTCTGGTGGACACAGACATCCAGTGGCCCAATGGCATTACCCTGG ACCTGATCAAGAGCCGTCTGTACTGGGTTGACTCCAAGCTGCACATGCTCTGTAGCGTGGACCTGAACGGGGACAACAGGAGGAGAGTGCTCCAGTCGTCAGACTACCTGGCTCACCCCTTCGCTCTCACGGTCTTCGAG GACCGTGTGTTCTGGACGGACGGGGAGAACGAGGCCATCTACGGAGCCAACAAGTTCACAGGGTCAGACGTGGTGACTCTGGCCAGCAACCTGAACGAGCCCCAGGACATTATAGTCTACCATGAACTCATCCAGCTGTCTG GTACCAACTGGTGCAGTGAGAAGGGGGAGAACGGGGGCTGTAGCTTCATGTGCCTGCCGGCCCCCCAGATCAACAAACACTCTCCCaagttcacctgtgtgtgtcccgGGGACCAGGACCTGTCTGCAGACAGCCTCCGCTGCCGGCCAG tggcctctccccctcccgcaGAGGATGCTGGGAAGGCGCTGATGCGTCCGGCAGCTG AGGCCAACGTGAGCACATCCATCCATGAGGTCGACTCTACAGCTAGAGGGTCTGCTGCTGCGTGGGCCATCCTacctgtct tGTTGCTGGCCATGGCGGCGGCCGGAGGATACCTCATGTGGAGGAACTGGCAGCtgaagaaccagaagagcatgaaCTTCGACAACCCCGTCTACCTGAAGACCACCGAGGAGGACCTGAACATCGACATCACCCGCCACAGCTCCACTGTGGGCCACACATATCCTGCC atCTCAGTGGTTAACACAGATGATGACCTCACCTAA
- the vldlr gene encoding very low-density lipoprotein receptor isoform X2 yields the protein MLSSMLRICILLICLQQCGYVHGSRAECDPSQFQCGNGRCIPSVWQCDGDEDCSDGSDENTCVRKTCAEMDFVCQNGQCVPKRWHCDGEPDCEDGSDESVEVCHARTCRVNEFSCGAGSTQCIPVFWKCDGEKDCDNGEDEFNCGNITCAPLEFTCASGRCISRNFVCNAEDDCGDGSDEQDCSPSSCAPSEFQCGNATCIPASWVCDDDVDCQDQSDESPQRCGRHPTPPAKCSSSETQCGSGECIHRKWRCDGDPDCKDSSDEANCPVRTCRSDQFKCEDSNCIHGSRQCNGLRDCADGSDEVNCKNLTQCNGPDKFKCRSGECIEMSKVCNKARDCPDWSDEPIKECNLNECLLNNGGCSHICRDMVIGYECDCTPGLQLIDRKTCGDINECLNPGICSQICINLKGGYKCECHNGYQMDPTTGVCKAVGKEPCLIFTNRRDIRKLGLERREYTQIVEQLRNTVALDADFNQQRIFWADLGQRAIYSSALDRRGDVRAVGNHTKVIDNIQTPVGIAVDWIYKNIYWSDLGTKSIAVANFNGTKRKVLFNKGLKEPASIAVDPLSGFLYWSDWGEPAKIEKSGMNGVDRQVLVDTDIQWPNGITLDLIKSRLYWVDSKLHMLCSVDLNGDNRRRVLQSSDYLAHPFALTVFEDRVFWTDGENEAIYGANKFTGSDVVTLASNLNEPQDIIVYHELIQLSGTNWCSEKGENGGCSFMCLPAPQINKHSPKFTCVCPGDQDLSADSLRCRPEANVSTSIHEVDSTARGSAAAWAILPVLLLAMAAAGGYLMWRNWQLKNQKSMNFDNPVYLKTTEEDLNIDITRHSSTVGHTYPAISVVNTDDDLT from the exons ATGCTCTCTTCTATGCTGAGGATCTGTATCCTACTAATATGTCTGCAACAGTGCGGTTATGTTCACG GCTCCAGGGCAGAATGTGACCCCAGCCAGTTCCAGTGTGGGAACGGCCGCTGCATCCCCTCCGTGTGGCAGTGCGACGGGGACGAGGACTGCTCCGACGGCAGCGACGAGAACACGTGTG TGAGAAAGACGTGTGCAGAGATGGACTTTGTGTGCCAGAATGGCCAGTGTGTCCCCAAGAGGTGGCACTGCGACGGCGAACCGGACTGTGAAGATGGATCGGACGAGAGCGTGGAAGTCTGCC ATGCCAGGACGTGTCGTGTGAATGAGTTCAGCTGCGGCGCAGGCTCCACCCAGTGCATCCCCGTGTTCTGGAAGTGTGACGGAGAGAAGGACTGTGACAACGGAGAGGACGAGTTTAACTGTG gtaaCATCACCTGTGCTCCCCTGGAGTTCACCTGCGCCAGCGGCCGCTGCATCTCCCGCAACTTCGTGTGCAACGCCGAGGACGACTGCGGGGACGGCAGTGACGAGCAGGACTGCTCGCCGTCCTCCTGCGCGCCCTCCGAgttccagtgcggcaacgccaCCTGCATCCCCGCCAGCTGGGTGTGCGACGACGACGTGGACTGTCAGGACCAATCGGACGAGTCCCCTCAGCGCTGCGGCCGCCACCCCACGCCGCCGGCCAAGTGCTCGTCCAGCGAGACGCAGTGCGGCTCCGGGGAGTGTATACACAGGAAGTGGCGTTGCGACGGCGATCCGGACTGCAAGGATAGCAGCGACGAGGCCAACTGTC CTGTGCGTACCTGCAGGTCAGACCAGTTCAAGTGCGAGGACAGCAACTGTATTCATGGCAGCAGACAGTGTAATGGTCTGCGAGACTGTGCAGACGGATCAGATGaagtgaattgtaaaaact TGACCCAGTGTAACGGACCAGATAAATTCAAGTGCCGTAGTGGAGAGTGTATTGAGATGAGCAAGGTGTGCAACAAGGCCCGGGACTGTCCTGACTGGAGCGATGAGCCTATTAAAGAGTGCA ACCTAAACGAGTGTCTCCTGAACAACGGAGGCTGCTCACACATCTGCAGGGACATGGTGATTGGCTACGAGTGTGACTGCACCCCCGGATTGCAGCTCATCGACCGCAAGAcctgtgggg aCATTAACGAATGTCTGAACCCCGGCATCTGCAGTCAGATCTGCATAAACCTGAAGGGGGGCTACAAGTGCGAGTGTCACAACGGCTACCAGATGGACCCCACCACCGGAGTCTGCAAGGCCGTGG GTAAGGAACCCTGTCTGATTTTCACCAACCGCCGGGACATCAGGAAGCTGGGTCTGGAGCGGAGGGAGTACACCCAGATTGTGGAACAGCTCAGGAACACGGTGGCCTTGGACGCCGACTTCAACCAACAGAGGATCTTCTGGGCCGACCTGGGACAGCGCGCCATCTACAG CTCGGCCCTGGACAGGCGGGGAGACGTGCGAGCGGTTGGAAACCACACCAAGGTCATCGACAACATCCAGACGCCGGTCGGCATCGCCGTGGACTGGATCTACAAGAACATCTACTGGTCCGACCTTGGGACGAAGAGCATCGCCGTGGCCAACTTCAACGGAACCAAGCGAAAGGTCCTCTTCAACAAAGGCTTGAAGGAACCAGCCTCCATCGCCGTGGACCCGCTCTCTGG CTTCCTGTACTGGTCGGACTGGGGTGAGCCTGCCAAGATAGAAAAGTCTGGCATGAATGGAGTGGACCGCCAGGTTCTGGTGGACACAGACATCCAGTGGCCCAATGGCATTACCCTGG ACCTGATCAAGAGCCGTCTGTACTGGGTTGACTCCAAGCTGCACATGCTCTGTAGCGTGGACCTGAACGGGGACAACAGGAGGAGAGTGCTCCAGTCGTCAGACTACCTGGCTCACCCCTTCGCTCTCACGGTCTTCGAG GACCGTGTGTTCTGGACGGACGGGGAGAACGAGGCCATCTACGGAGCCAACAAGTTCACAGGGTCAGACGTGGTGACTCTGGCCAGCAACCTGAACGAGCCCCAGGACATTATAGTCTACCATGAACTCATCCAGCTGTCTG GTACCAACTGGTGCAGTGAGAAGGGGGAGAACGGGGGCTGTAGCTTCATGTGCCTGCCGGCCCCCCAGATCAACAAACACTCTCCCaagttcacctgtgtgtgtcccgGGGACCAGGACCTGTCTGCAGACAGCCTCCGCTGCCGGCCAG AGGCCAACGTGAGCACATCCATCCATGAGGTCGACTCTACAGCTAGAGGGTCTGCTGCTGCGTGGGCCATCCTacctgtct tGTTGCTGGCCATGGCGGCGGCCGGAGGATACCTCATGTGGAGGAACTGGCAGCtgaagaaccagaagagcatgaaCTTCGACAACCCCGTCTACCTGAAGACCACCGAGGAGGACCTGAACATCGACATCACCCGCCACAGCTCCACTGTGGGCCACACATATCCTGCC atCTCAGTGGTTAACACAGATGATGACCTCACCTAA